A portion of the Punica granatum isolate Tunisia-2019 chromosome 7, ASM765513v2, whole genome shotgun sequence genome contains these proteins:
- the LOC116215311 gene encoding AMSH-like ubiquitin thioesterase 1, with protein MRSSAGSGRINIAASAQRLDVDNRISLRYYYRIADNILKQADIFREENNVIDLYVMLLRYSSLVTETIPCHRDYRTSLPIAKSSLKKKLLNALTELEKLKPIVQQKIDELNRKHSDQMNGTVYFHQNISSAWTPVRKQTLTHSDTNKVSRPALRGPAYQSLRNQPYSPARPVDDQFRRLSINVLRPKEETLSRHSILGPDGLHGRWQPPSSYGVQYPSNIDLTPVEMPRLRQVQPVEDKPATKEDSSNSEKEAPSLNLVPVVEEVSKVPRAEEEHLMISFDATESTVETKIIRQPSPPPVLAEVQDLIAPASGQLAEPQNGMDNPPREDYICSETPLQLHISTKLMENFMKLAKINTDRNLETCGVLAGSLKNRKFYVTALIIPKQESTSDSCQTTNEEEIFEVQDKQSLFPLGWIHTHPTQSCFMSSIDLHTHYSYQIMLPEAVAIVMAPRDSSRPHGIFRLTTPGGMSVIRQCDRRGFHPHDEPPDGGPIYKSCPDIYMNPNLKFDVIDLR; from the exons ATGAGGTCTTCTGCAGGAAGCGGGAGAATCAACATCGCAGCCAGCGCGCAGAGGCTTGATGTGGATAACCGGATCTCGCTCCGGTACTACTACCGGATCGCTGATAATATCCTCAAGCAG GCAGATATTTTTCGAGAGGAGAATAATGTCATAGATCTCTACGTAATGCTTCTGAGATATTCAAG CTTAGTCACTGAGACTATACCCTGCCATCGGGATTATAGAACATCATTACCAATTGCCAAGTCTTCACTAAAAAAG AAATTATTGAATGCATTGACAGAACTGGAGAAGTTGAAGCCCATAGTGCAGCAGAAGATTGATGAATTGAACAGGAAGCATTCAGACCAGATGAATGGTACGGTGTACTTTCATCAGAATATTTCTTCAGCTTGGACGCCTGTCAGAAAGCAGACTTTGACGCATAGTGATACAAATAAG GTATCAAGACCAGCTTTAAGAGGACCTGCATATCAGAGTTTAAGAAACCAGCCATATTCTCCTGCCAGACCAGTGGATGATCAATTCCGCAGATT ATCAATCAATGTATTGCGTCCAAAGGAGGAAACTCTTTCACGTCATTCTATATTAGGACCTGATGGGCTGCATGGGCGATGGCAGCCACCCTCAAGTTATGGA GTCCAGTATCCGAGCAATATAGACTTGACACCAGTTGAAATGCCAAG ATTACGGCAAGTGCAACCTGTTGAGGATAAACCTGCAACTAAAGAAGATTCTAGTAATTCTGAGAAAGAAGCACCTAGCTTGAATTTAGTTCCAGTTGTGGAAGAAGTTAGCAAGGTGCCTCGTGCTGAGGAGGAACATCTTATGATCTCCTTCGATGCAACAGAGAGCACTGTTGAGACAAAGATAATTAGACAGCCATCTCCTCCACCTGTTCTTGCTGAAGTGCAAGACTTAATTGCACCGGCATCAGGTCAACTAGCTGAACCACAAAATGGAATGGATAATCCCCCTCGTGAGGATTACATTTGCTCTGAGACTCCGTTGCAGTTGCACATT TCGACAAAATTGATGGAGAACTTCATGAAGCTGGCAAAAATTAACACTGATCGGAACTTGGAAACATGTGGTGTACTAGCTGGTTCACTT aaaaatagaaaattctaTGTCACGGCTCTAATCATTCCCAAGCAGGAATCTACCTCGGATTCT TGCCAAACCacaaatgaagaagagatattTGAAGTTCAAGATAAGCAATCCCTCTTCCCTCTAGGGTGGATTCAC ACGCATCCTACTCAATCTTGTTTCATGTCGTCAATTGATCTTCACACCCACTACTCATATCAG ATAATGTTGCCCGAAGCCGTTGCAATCGTCATGGCTCCAAGAGACAGTTCAAG GCCTCATGGCATTTTCCGCCTTACTACCCCAGGGGGTATGTCAGTTATAAGACAGTGCGACCGGCGTGGCTTCCATCCCCATGACGAGCCTCCTGATGGTGGACCCATTTACAAGTCATGCCCCGACATCTACATGAACCCAAATCTTAAGTTTGACGTCATTGATCTGCGGTGA
- the LOC116213113 gene encoding uncharacterized protein LOC116213113 has translation MNMCLETCSPRISYSLDNGQSDCIPVEPTLPSLRASSNPGFEFGNRGSFEFEQSSADELFENGTILPSQVQKRRASQCGEAQEQELRPQPIPFLSPLHLCPTSRGEAMKRTAEEEEISATNGKPEEKIQPKSFWGIRRSSSLDSANGNRMSFLFPLPALSRSKSVSSAAAPEYPKRRPSQKQQPCIPRMAKSSSTSGNACSIPPRHNSTIPRKSRSGGTYHGSSIKVSPVLNVSPCCTSTGTTSLFGFGCLSLRGKEKKSRGR, from the coding sequence ATGAATATGTGCTTGGAGACTTGCTCTCCACGAATTTCTTACTCCCTCGATAATGGCCAATCGGATTGCATACCTGTTGAACCGACCCTGCCCTCATTGCGCGCGAGCTCAAATCCTGGTTTCGAGTTCGGGAACCGTGGCAGCTTCGAGTTCGAGCAGTCCTCAGCGGATGAGTTATTCGAGAATGGGACGATCCTTCCAAGTCAGGTTCAGAAGAGACGAGCTTCCCAGTGTGGAGAAGCTCAGGAGCAAGAACTAAGGCCGCAGCCTATCCCATTTCTATCTCCACTGCATCTGTGCCCTACGAGCCGTGGAGAGGCAATGAAACGGACagcagaggaagaggaaataTCCGCGACGAATGGGAAGCCTGAGGAGAAGATCCAGCCGAAGTCCTTCTGGGGGATTAGGAGAAGCAGCAGCCTCGATTCCGCAAATGGCAACAGAATGAGCTTTCTCTTCCCATTACCGGCCCTGTCGAGAAGCAAGTCGGTGAGCTCAGCTGCCGCCCCGGAGTACCCGAAACGAAGGCCATCACAGAAGCAGCAGCCATGTATACCGAGAATGGCAAAGTCGTCCTCCACGTCGGGCAATGCCTGCTCAATCCCGCCGAGGCACAACTCAACTATACCGAGGAAGAGTCGTAGTGGGGGAACGTATCACGGGAGCAGCATCAAGGTCAGCCCCGTGCTGAACGTCTCACCCTGTTGCACCTCGACAGGCACCACGAGCCTCTTCGGCTTCGGGTGCTTATCCCTCCggggaaaggagaagaagagcagAGGACGATGA